A genomic region of Ferviditalea candida contains the following coding sequences:
- a CDS encoding NAD(P)-dependent alcohol dehydrogenase, translated as MKAKAALLHEKGADFKIEAVELSAPKDDEVLVRIAASGICHTDAVVQDQLVPVPLPAVLGHEGSGIVEKIGANVKSVAPGDHVVLSFATCGACEHCLNGDIAYCTEFFPLNFFSQTSPIRLNGIHVSSFFGQSSFATYAIAHERSVVKVDRDIDLDLLGPLGCGIQTGSGTVLNKLKPEFGSSIAIYGCGSVGLSAVMAAKIAGCAEIIAVDVFQQRLDLALELGATHALNAKKVDVVEEVRKITNGGTNYAIEATGIAEVFRQSVQGLRTLGTACVVGVGGDVTLNMNEDILSQGKTVTGVIEGSAVPQLFIPKLIEYYKKGRFPFDKLVSFYEFDDINQAFEDSKNGVAVKPVIRMKSSLLIKEEKS; from the coding sequence ATGAAAGCAAAAGCAGCTTTACTTCACGAAAAAGGCGCTGATTTCAAAATTGAGGCAGTGGAATTATCCGCACCCAAAGATGACGAGGTTCTGGTGAGAATCGCGGCTTCGGGCATATGCCATACCGATGCGGTCGTGCAGGATCAATTGGTCCCTGTTCCTTTGCCGGCGGTATTGGGGCATGAAGGATCCGGAATTGTCGAAAAGATCGGGGCAAACGTGAAATCCGTCGCGCCCGGCGATCATGTGGTGTTATCCTTTGCTACATGCGGTGCATGCGAACATTGTTTAAACGGGGACATCGCATACTGCACTGAATTTTTTCCTTTGAACTTTTTCAGTCAAACGAGCCCCATTCGGCTGAACGGCATCCATGTATCCTCTTTTTTCGGACAGTCTTCTTTTGCAACCTATGCGATAGCGCACGAACGAAGTGTTGTCAAGGTGGACCGGGACATTGACTTGGATCTTCTGGGACCTTTGGGCTGCGGCATTCAAACCGGCAGCGGAACCGTACTAAACAAACTCAAGCCGGAATTTGGCAGTTCCATTGCGATCTACGGCTGCGGATCGGTGGGTTTGAGCGCGGTCATGGCCGCCAAAATTGCCGGGTGCGCCGAAATCATTGCCGTCGACGTCTTTCAGCAGCGGTTAGATTTGGCCCTGGAACTGGGCGCCACTCATGCGCTGAACGCCAAGAAAGTCGATGTCGTGGAAGAAGTCCGCAAGATCACAAACGGGGGCACCAACTATGCCATTGAGGCAACGGGGATCGCGGAGGTGTTCCGTCAATCCGTTCAGGGGTTGAGAACTCTTGGAACCGCATGCGTTGTGGGAGTGGGCGGAGACGTCACATTAAATATGAATGAGGATATCCTGTCCCAAGGGAAAACCGTGACCGGGGTCATTGAAGGATCCGCCGTCCCGCAATTGTTCATACCCAAGCTGATCGAGTACTACAAGAAAGGCCGGTTTCCTTTTGACAAACTCGTTTCATTTTATGAATTCGACGACATTAACCAGGCGTTTGAAGATTCGAAGAACGGGGTCGCCGTAAAACCTGTCATCAGGATGAAATCGAGCCTATTGATCAAAGAGGAGAAATCCTGA
- a CDS encoding alpha/beta hydrolase: MPLDPQAISFLNQLASLNAPPLPEMSPQQARGMNGVMKDLAGVPEPVAKAEEIPVPVDGGEIAVRFYTPEREGRLPIFVYYHGGGWVLGNLDVVDAPMRTIANRVGCIVASVDYRLAPEFKFPVALEDCYRATCWVKENAARLNGDASRIAIGGDSAGGNMAAVVAQLAKQRKDLQLISQILIYPVTHINSNTQSYREFSEGYFLSKADMDWFTNHYIRTGADAENVLLSPLLADDLSDLPPALVITAEYDPLRDEGEAYAARLKEAGVPVELTRYEGMMHGFVWMSGVMDKGRSAIEQVARSLRSAFVEQDNL, translated from the coding sequence GAGGGGAATGAACGGTGTCATGAAAGATCTCGCCGGAGTGCCGGAGCCGGTGGCCAAGGCGGAAGAAATCCCAGTGCCCGTCGATGGCGGCGAGATTGCCGTTCGCTTCTACACTCCCGAGAGGGAAGGTCGCTTGCCGATATTTGTTTACTACCATGGCGGCGGGTGGGTGCTTGGCAATTTGGACGTCGTCGATGCCCCAATGCGTACCATAGCAAATCGTGTCGGCTGTATAGTAGCGTCGGTCGATTATCGCTTGGCGCCGGAGTTCAAATTTCCTGTGGCACTGGAAGATTGCTATCGGGCGACATGCTGGGTGAAAGAAAATGCCGCACGACTTAACGGAGATGCAAGTCGAATTGCAATTGGCGGCGACAGTGCCGGCGGCAATATGGCCGCGGTCGTTGCACAACTGGCAAAACAGCGCAAAGATCTGCAACTTATCTCCCAGATTTTGATTTATCCGGTGACGCACATCAATTCCAATACACAATCGTACCGGGAGTTCAGCGAAGGATATTTTCTGTCAAAAGCGGATATGGATTGGTTCACAAACCACTATATACGCACCGGGGCGGATGCGGAGAATGTTTTGTTATCCCCTCTGCTTGCGGATGATTTGAGCGATTTGCCGCCCGCACTCGTGATCACCGCCGAATACGACCCGTTGCGCGACGAAGGGGAGGCATATGCGGCGCGTTTAAAAGAAGCTGGTGTTCCGGTTGAACTAACCCGCTATGAAGGCATGATGCATGGATTTGTTTGGATGTCGGGGGTAATGGACAAAGGCAGGTCGGCCATTGAACAAGTCGCTCGCTCCTTGCGTTCCGCGTTTGTCGAGCAGGATAACCTTTGA
- a CDS encoding aldehyde dehydrogenase family protein, which translates to MGNEKYTKQFIAGEWVTGSGNDTIANKDPFTGEVINEIPTASKQDLDRAYQAAKEAQKEWARTLPAQKQEVLEKAAAIFAERKDEIVELLVKEGGSTLIKADIEWGATLQTMKVAATFPLRMEGKILPSNIPGKENRVYRSPKGVIGVIAPFNFPLVLSMRSVAPAIATGNAVVLKAASETPITSGLLIAEIFEEAGLPKGVFNVIAGKASEIGDDFVVHPVPKLISFTGSTEAGRHIAQLAGGMLKETALELGGNNVMIVLDDADIEKAAEKAAVGKFLHSGQICMALNRIIVDAGIYDRFVQVFKQKVSQLQVGNPTQFPTLIGPVINSESIKRIQKEVEESVNLGANQIMGGEVNGNVMSPVILTDVKNDMPVAKNEVFGPVASILKAGNEEEAIKMANDSPYGLSGSVYTGNLHRGVEVAKQIETGMIHVNDQPVNEEAHVSFGGEKDSGLGRFGGEWVIDKFTTVKWISIQNEERVYPFWG; encoded by the coding sequence TTGGGAAACGAAAAATATACAAAGCAATTTATCGCGGGCGAATGGGTAACAGGATCGGGCAACGATACAATTGCAAATAAAGATCCGTTTACAGGCGAAGTCATCAACGAAATCCCAACCGCGTCCAAACAGGATCTGGATCGGGCCTATCAAGCGGCGAAAGAAGCGCAAAAAGAGTGGGCCCGTACACTGCCGGCCCAAAAGCAGGAAGTTCTTGAAAAGGCGGCGGCCATTTTTGCGGAACGCAAAGATGAGATTGTGGAACTCCTGGTCAAAGAAGGCGGCAGTACCCTGATAAAAGCCGATATCGAGTGGGGGGCCACTTTGCAAACGATGAAGGTGGCCGCAACTTTCCCGCTGCGCATGGAGGGGAAAATTCTGCCCTCGAATATTCCGGGCAAAGAAAACCGTGTCTATCGGTCTCCCAAAGGCGTGATCGGTGTGATCGCCCCCTTTAATTTTCCCCTGGTTCTGTCCATGCGCTCGGTTGCACCGGCCATCGCCACAGGGAACGCGGTGGTTTTGAAGGCTGCATCGGAAACGCCGATCACATCCGGCTTGCTCATTGCGGAAATATTCGAAGAAGCGGGGCTGCCAAAAGGCGTATTCAATGTTATAGCTGGAAAAGCCTCGGAAATCGGGGACGATTTTGTAGTCCATCCTGTCCCGAAGTTGATTTCGTTCACGGGTTCCACCGAGGCGGGTCGCCATATCGCTCAATTGGCCGGCGGCATGCTCAAAGAAACGGCTTTGGAGCTTGGCGGAAACAATGTCATGATCGTGCTTGACGACGCGGATATTGAAAAGGCGGCTGAAAAAGCGGCGGTGGGCAAGTTTTTGCATTCGGGACAAATATGTATGGCCTTAAATCGCATCATTGTGGATGCCGGTATTTATGACCGATTTGTGCAGGTGTTCAAACAAAAAGTCAGCCAACTGCAAGTCGGGAATCCGACACAATTTCCAACGTTGATCGGACCGGTGATCAATTCGGAATCCATCAAACGGATACAAAAAGAAGTGGAAGAAAGCGTCAATCTGGGCGCCAATCAAATCATGGGCGGCGAAGTCAACGGCAATGTGATGTCTCCCGTTATTTTGACGGATGTGAAAAATGATATGCCTGTCGCCAAAAATGAGGTTTTCGGACCGGTCGCTTCGATTTTGAAAGCCGGGAATGAAGAAGAGGCCATTAAAATGGCCAACGACTCTCCCTACGGATTAAGCGGTTCGGTGTACACCGGAAATCTTCACAGAGGCGTGGAGGTGGCAAAGCAAATTGAAACCGGAATGATCCATGTCAACGATCAGCCTGTCAACGAAGAAGCACATGTGTCCTTCGGGGGTGAAAAAGACTCCGGACTCGGCCGTTTTGGCGGAGAGTGGGTCATCGATAAATTTACGACGGTCAAATGGATCAGCATCCAGAATGAGGAGCGCGTGTACCCGTTTTGGGGTTGA